The Ectothiorhodospiraceae bacterium 2226 region ACGGAATAGCTGCGGGTGGCCGGGATGCGCAGCAGGGGAAGCGCGGCGTCGCGGCACGCGTGCTCGAGAAAGGCATCGCGTCGGCGCCGCGCCGCGCCCCGGTGGGAGCGGTCGTCGAGCTCGATGGCGCACAACGGCACGATCTCGTCGGGAGTGCAGAGCAGGAAGTCGAAATGCTTGGCCGAGATGCGATTGAAGGCGCGCAGGTGCGCGGCGCGATCGCGCGCCATCACCTCGAGCACGTCGGCCACGCGCACCTTGCCGAGGATGCGGTAGTCGCTGCCGACGGCCTGTTCCAGCACGCCGAGAAAGGAGCGTTCGGCGGGGCTGAACAGCGCGCCGCGGCGGATGTAATCCGACTGCCCCTCGCCGGACGGGCGCCAGCGCCGCGCGAGCAAGGCGTACAGAATGGCCGCAACGGCCAGGAAAGCCAGGAACAAGATCGCGGCGTTCATCCGCCCTCCTGCAAACCACCGCGCGCGCCTCGGCCCGGCTGCCGCCGAACCGCGCCGCGGTGGAAGGTTCGGGCCCGTTTCGGGTCCCTTGTTCTTCTTCAGCCCTGATCGGGCTGTGGTATCAGAGGCGGCTCCGCAGACGCCGGAGGCCTATCGACGGGTTAACGGCACCTCGCCGTTCCAACTGTAGGGTACGACCACCTCCCCGGTGGGGCCGGGGATGCGCACGTTGCCGGCCACCGCCACCGGCAGGGCCCGCGCCTGACGCAACAGCTGCGTCAGCTCGCCGAGCTGGCTGTAGTCGAGCCACACGCGCAGCTGCACCATGCCCGCCTCGTTCTGCGCGATGTCGAGCGGCTGGCTACTCTCGCCGCGCGCGAGCGACGCGCCGGCCAACTGCAGATCGTAGTTGAAGCCGTTCAGGCGAAGTGGGAACTGGTTGGCGTTCTTCACCTGCACGCCGAGCGCGAGTTGCGCGCCCGCCAGACCCAGGGCCTCCACCTGCAGGCTGCGCACCGACACCTCCGGCAGGCGCGGCACGGGCAGCGTGCCCGATTGGCTGTAGGGCACCTTGAACGGGCCCAGCTGCGCCTCGCCGCTCAGCCGGTAACTCACCCGATCCTCCCGGCCCAGCGCGCGCAGCGAGTCGAGCATCTCCGCGTAGTTCAAGGTGATCGGCAGCGTCAGACGCGAGGTGTCGTTGGCACCGACGTGCAGGCGCTGGTCATGCGAGCCGCTGATAAAGGGCCGATCCTGCAGCTCGAGTTGGTAGCTGAGCGTCCGCAACGAGACCCCGAGCCGGTTGGGGTTGTGCACGTCGAAATCGAACGCAACCTGCGCCTGCGCCAGCGACATGGACACCACACGCACGTCGCGCAGTTCCACCTGCGGGTCTTGCACGTACTCCTGCACGGCCGCACAGCCGCCGAGCGCCAGCAGGCCCGCGGCCGCCGCCCATCGCATCCATCCGTTCATTGAGAATCCTCGAAGTGCACAGCGCCGGATTATGGCACGGGCAGCGCCGCCGAGCGGCCGCCTAGTCGGCGGCGGCCTCCTGGCGCGCCAGCGGACCCGGCCCCGGCCCGCTCAGGTAGAACGGCAGATTCCCCGGCATCGTCTGCACGGCGCGCAGCATCGCCCGGTAGCGCCCGACCGCCGGCGGTGCCTCGACGTGCTCGTCGGACCCCGCGGCGATCAGCACCCGCCCACGGGCGTCGCGCTGCGGGGTGCCGTCGGGGTGGCGCGCAATGCGGTACTCGCGCACATTGCCCCCCTCGCCCGCGAGCAGCGCGCGCCGCGCGCCGATCACCAACGCCGACAGCTCGCGCGACCACACCGCGGCGATCAATTCGCTGTTGAGCGCCATGCTGATCGGGTCGAGGTTGTAGGTACCCACCAGCAGCAGCTCGCCGTCGATCACCGCGAGCTTGCCGTGCACGTTGCGCCGGTCGCCCGCCACGTACAGGCGCAGCGTCGGCACCCGCGCGAGCAACTCCGGCCAGCGCTCCAGGAACAGCGCCTGCGTCAACGGCAGATCGGTGGAGGTCGGACCGTTGGTATAGAGCACGATGCGTACGCCCCGTTCCGCCGCCTCGGCCAGCACCTCCACGGCCCGATCCGGCAGGATCAGGTAGGGGCTTTGGATGAAGACATCCTGCTGCGCGGCGCCCACGAGACGCGCGAGGTCGCGGTTCACCGGGTCGTCGCCCTGTAGCAGGCGCGTCCCGCTGTCGAGCAGGCGCACCTCGGCGCGGGTCACGCCGGTCGGCGGCAGCGCCGCCGCCCCGCGCAGCGTGGGCATCGCCTCGAGTTCCTTCAGCCAGGGCAGGCCCAGGCGCTCGATCTCCGCCCGCACCGCCGCTGGCAGCGGCGCGTCGTGCAGCCAGGCGTCCATCGCCAGGTAGGCCAGCCGCAGCGCGGGGCCGTCGTCGTGATCGGCGAGCTGGCGGCGCACCACACCCCGCGACTCCGGGGCCTCGTAACGCGCCTCGAACACGCGCCGCAGGGAAGCGGCGGTATCCCTGCCCGACAGGCGTACATCCGTGTCACGGAACGTCAGCGGGTTGTCCTGCGGCGGGGCGAAGTACTCGTCGGAGATGTTGCGCCCGCCGGTCAGCCCGTGCAGGTCGTCGGCGAGCAAGAGCTTGGCGTGCTCCCCCGCCGCCAGCGCCGCCGGATTCAGGGTCAGGAACATGTCCAGCATGCGGGTGCGCAGCGGGCGGTACATGCGCGCCTCGAGGTTGGGCGTGTCGGCCAGCGCATCCAAGTAGCCGTTGAAGCCGCGGATACCCGACATGCGTACGCCCATGCCATCGAGCATGACGCGCACCTGCACGCCCTGCTGCGCTTTGTGCTGCAAGTGGCCCAGGAACGCCGCGCCGAACACGTCGGGCTTCAGAATGAAATAGTTGACGTCCAGGCGCCGCTCCGCCGAGGCGATCAGGCGCCAGCGCGCCACCCACGCCTCCACGTTGCCCTCCAGCAGCCGCAACTCGGGCGTGCCGTTGCCCGCCGCCTGCAGCGTCTCGTACACCTCGCGCAGCGTCGCACCGGGGGCCGGCTCCGGGCTGGCCGCCGGGGGTTGGTGGGGCGAAATCTGCACCTCCAAGAACGCGCGCCCCAGCGCCCAGCTCACCACCAACAGGCCAAGCATCACCGTCAAGCCGATCAGCAGGTAGCGACCGACAGAGCTCCGGCGCCGCGCCGCGGCGTGGCGTGCAGTGGACGATGGCTGCGACATGGTGCTTAACGTGTAGCCCAGATTGAACATTTCGGCAGTGGGCGCGGGGTGGTTCGTCCGTTCGGCGCCGACGGTCTGTCCGGTAGCGGCGGCCCAAGTGACGGACTGGGGGGGGCCTGTTTGGCGAGCCGGCCGCATGCCCGTCGCGGCCATCGCTCCGTGGTTGGGAGCTTTGCCGCCGCGTTTGGAGCCGATCAGCCCTGCGCGCCACTCGCTACGCTTAATGGAACGCGGCCGCGCGCCGCCCTGTGATCGACATGGAGGTATGCGCCATGAACCGCCCCGAGTTGGGTGCCATCGTGCCGAACTTCCGGCTGCTCCCCGCGATACGCGCCCAGCGATCGTGCTCGCTGCTCGATTACCGCCAGAT contains the following coding sequences:
- a CDS encoding LEA type 2 family protein, producing MNGWMRWAAAAGLLALGGCAAVQEYVQDPQVELRDVRVVSMSLAQAQVAFDFDVHNPNRLGVSLRTLSYQLELQDRPFISGSHDQRLHVGANDTSRLTLPITLNYAEMLDSLRALGREDRVSYRLSGEAQLGPFKVPYSQSGTLPVPRLPEVSVRSLQVEALGLAGAQLALGVQVKNANQFPLRLNGFNYDLQLAGASLARGESSQPLDIAQNEAGMVQLRVWLDYSQLGELTQLLRQARALPVAVAGNVRIPGPTGEVVVPYSWNGEVPLTRR
- a CDS encoding DUF2726 domain-containing protein; translation: MNAAILFLAFLAVAAILYALLARRWRPSGEGQSDYIRRGALFSPAERSFLGVLEQAVGSDYRILGKVRVADVLEVMARDRAAHLRAFNRISAKHFDFLLCTPDEIVPLCAIELDDRSHRGAARRRRDAFLEHACRDAALPLLRIPATRSYSVEALRDAVLRATTVAPPPAVRREPVFDEGEVEPDPPPGRVEPTIGPLVAGAAEAAPPCPKCGGGMRRRRAVSGPHAGREFWACAAFPDCRTAVPVRAEGATA
- a CDS encoding phosphatidylserine/phosphatidylglycerophosphate/cardiolipin synthase family protein; amino-acid sequence: MSQPSSTARHAAARRRSSVGRYLLIGLTVMLGLLVVSWALGRAFLEVQISPHQPPAASPEPAPGATLREVYETLQAAGNGTPELRLLEGNVEAWVARWRLIASAERRLDVNYFILKPDVFGAAFLGHLQHKAQQGVQVRVMLDGMGVRMSGIRGFNGYLDALADTPNLEARMYRPLRTRMLDMFLTLNPAALAAGEHAKLLLADDLHGLTGGRNISDEYFAPPQDNPLTFRDTDVRLSGRDTAASLRRVFEARYEAPESRGVVRRQLADHDDGPALRLAYLAMDAWLHDAPLPAAVRAEIERLGLPWLKELEAMPTLRGAAALPPTGVTRAEVRLLDSGTRLLQGDDPVNRDLARLVGAAQQDVFIQSPYLILPDRAVEVLAEAAERGVRIVLYTNGPTSTDLPLTQALFLERWPELLARVPTLRLYVAGDRRNVHGKLAVIDGELLLVGTYNLDPISMALNSELIAAVWSRELSALVIGARRALLAGEGGNVREYRIARHPDGTPQRDARGRVLIAAGSDEHVEAPPAVGRYRAMLRAVQTMPGNLPFYLSGPGPGPLARQEAAAD